The genomic stretch CCTGTGCTGGCCGCTCTTTTCCTGGTACTGGCCGGAATTGCCGCGCCAGACTGGCGGCTTCCGCTGGCTGCGATGCTCGTAGTTCTTGGTTCGCTGGTGGCAGCCAGCCGTCGACGAGCCTGAACCTGACACATCGTCGAGCAAGGCGACCAGTCCAAGGCTACCTATCGGCCTTTCCCGGAAGAGATGCGTATACTCCTCATGTGTAACTCAAACCGCAGAGGAGTATGCCAATGGCCGACGAAGACACGCTCACCGCCCTGAAAACCGCCTTCACCTTCATGCCCCAACCGGTCGAAATCAATCGGTTCGAATACGGCGACGATGCTGACCGAATTCTCGCGCAGGTGAATTTTGTGCGGGAAGTACTGGTCAGTCACGGCATTGATCCGGAAGAAGTCGCCGGTGAGATCAACCCGGACTCGTCACCGAATTCCTGTTACTGAGTCGACCGTCCTCCAGGAGAAAGCATGCCTTATCAGTTCGAAGACCTGAAAAAGAGCTGTCAGACGGAATGGCAAGCCTACATTGAGCACAGCTTTGTGCAGCAACTGGGTAATGCGTCGTTGGCGCCCGAAGCGTTCCAGCATTACCTCAAGCAGGACTACCTGTTTCTGATCCAGTTCGCGCGTGCCTTTGCTCTTGCAGCCTATAAAAGCCCGACACTGTCGGATCTCCGCCAGGCCAAGGAAGGTTTGCAGGCCATTGTGGATGTGGAGCTGGATTTGCACATCAGCTACTGCAAGGAATGGGGAATTTCCGAACAAGAGCTGGCCGAACTACCGGAAGCCCGCGCCACACTCGCCTACACGCGCTATGTTCTGGATACCGGCAACCGTGGTGATCTGCTGGACCTCCACGTCGCCCTGTCGCCTTGCATGGTGGGTTACGGTGAAATCGCCAACTGGCTGAACAGCCGGGCGGAAACGATTCGGGGTGAGAACAACCCTTACGACGCCTGGATCGCCATGTACGAGAGCGACGAGTTCCAGGACGCTATGCAGGCAGAGATCAGCTGGCTCAATGAGCGACTGGCCGAAGTCTCCCCCGCCCGCTTTAAGGAACTAACCCGGATTTTTAGCGACGCCACCCGGCTTGAGATTGATTTCTGGGAAATGGGCTTGAAGCAGAGCGATTAACCTGCGCTACCAGCTTTGCAGTTGGCGCGCAGGCTGGAGTTCAAGCCTGCGCCGCCCGCTCTTCCCGCAATCTGGCCCGCACATTCATCAACACTTTCCCGTACCGGTTTTCACCCCGCCG from Marinobacter adhaerens HP15 encodes the following:
- the tenA gene encoding thiaminase II, producing the protein MPYQFEDLKKSCQTEWQAYIEHSFVQQLGNASLAPEAFQHYLKQDYLFLIQFARAFALAAYKSPTLSDLRQAKEGLQAIVDVELDLHISYCKEWGISEQELAELPEARATLAYTRYVLDTGNRGDLLDLHVALSPCMVGYGEIANWLNSRAETIRGENNPYDAWIAMYESDEFQDAMQAEISWLNERLAEVSPARFKELTRIFSDATRLEIDFWEMGLKQSD